From the Acinetobacter wanghuae genome, one window contains:
- a CDS encoding ribonuclease T2 family protein produces MENSDLLVVLMRNRRVGLACAAVLFTVVSPSVTAASPHYIMDVQLVPAVCSLSPELAKRRKCLEGFSLNISGLFPETVSGDCTTQSSAKLQPLQAKVVARVMPDENSRALLWRNIGGCVPMNASQYFRNIINYADRLKVPEELTGQENVVMPLDALRAKFVKINQSMPANGVIFNCQKTSKGNLLTSIKVCYHANGKYKACPTHVVNTCAKNVLIKGTY; encoded by the coding sequence ATGGAGAATAGTGATTTACTCGTGGTGTTAATGCGTAATCGTCGTGTAGGTTTAGCTTGCGCTGCTGTATTATTTACAGTGGTGAGCCCGAGTGTCACCGCTGCATCTCCTCACTATATTATGGATGTGCAGCTTGTGCCTGCGGTCTGTAGTTTGTCGCCAGAGTTAGCCAAAAGACGTAAGTGTCTAGAAGGCTTCTCCTTAAATATATCTGGCTTGTTTCCTGAAACGGTATCAGGGGATTGCACGACACAGAGCTCTGCTAAACTTCAACCTTTACAAGCCAAGGTTGTTGCACGGGTCATGCCTGATGAAAATAGTCGTGCATTGTTGTGGCGGAATATTGGTGGGTGCGTGCCGATGAATGCCAGTCAGTACTTCCGAAATATTATTAATTATGCAGATCGTCTAAAAGTCCCTGAAGAGCTGACTGGGCAAGAAAATGTCGTCATGCCCTTGGATGCTTTACGTGCTAAATTTGTAAAAATAAATCAAAGTATGCCCGCCAATGGCGTCATATTTAATTGTCAAAAAACCTCAAAAGGCAATTTATTAACGTCCATTAAAGTCTGTTATCACGCCAATGGTAAATACAAAGCCTGTCCAACACATGTCGTCAACACTTGCGCTAAAAATGTTTTGATTAAAGGGACTTATTAA
- a CDS encoding lytic transglycosylase domain-containing protein, with protein MLKQIFKKQNYAQLIALSVAYLGSTTAYALEQQFNDAMRAANSGNTELLQQYKVAMQNDALGYYPEYWILNQNLANQPASLIINFAQRYPNSAMAEKLAADYVEEKVKQADFLTAQPVLQYVSNADRAETCAMAQVRAKSGDPLVYAEFKEVWLTTDSQPESCTGLGRMMLSSPLLTAEDRQQRLWAQLRAGQSGQAIATAQTIGQSLSLAQLNAIQSNPLQYLWTAPKATTVDHAYLVYAMGRLADSDLNSAFSIVKQTAAGTPDNVQKALFRAVGYVGGTTVMKNNFNREVLNYLDASYGLAFSPEEAEIYARQAIRFSAWESLIRAINVMNVNQQQEDRWQYWLARASEQRGDRSSKKAAEEIYKRLASGGDYHNLLARDRLGQLTSGSNSQAQPSAQAMQRLNQDIHFRRAFALREIDAPAAYINREWNWAVRQAYLKHDDDLILAAAKRALDMGWHDRAIYAADRTTNKHNYNYRYPMPHQNYVVSHSQNAGIDPAWAYGLMRQESRFNTGARSHVGAGGLMQIMPDTAKLVARKMGESYNPAALTDMNTNIRYGTYYLSTIQNQLSNSPVLATAGYNAGPNRARRWQPEYQAIAADQYTETIPLLETRDYVKHVMTNATYYGILLGQGAQSIGKRMQQIPLRNAQ; from the coding sequence ATGTTAAAACAGATTTTTAAAAAACAGAATTATGCTCAACTCATTGCTCTAAGCGTAGCTTATCTCGGCTCCACGACTGCATATGCGCTTGAACAACAGTTTAATGATGCGATGCGCGCAGCCAATTCAGGCAATACTGAATTACTACAACAATATAAAGTTGCCATGCAAAATGACGCACTAGGCTATTACCCTGAATATTGGATTCTTAATCAGAACTTAGCCAATCAACCTGCAAGTTTGATTATTAATTTTGCGCAGCGCTATCCAAACTCAGCGATGGCAGAAAAACTCGCTGCCGATTATGTTGAAGAAAAAGTAAAACAAGCAGACTTTTTGACTGCACAGCCAGTTCTCCAATATGTAAGTAATGCCGATCGCGCTGAAACTTGTGCGATGGCACAGGTGCGTGCCAAATCAGGTGATCCATTGGTTTATGCCGAATTTAAAGAGGTTTGGCTCACGACAGATTCACAACCTGAATCATGTACTGGCTTAGGTCGTATGATGTTATCGAGTCCGCTTTTAACCGCGGAAGATCGTCAACAGCGTTTATGGGCGCAGCTTCGTGCAGGTCAATCGGGTCAAGCCATTGCGACCGCTCAAACGATTGGTCAAAGCTTAAGTCTCGCTCAGCTCAATGCTATTCAGTCGAATCCATTGCAGTATTTATGGACGGCACCCAAGGCAACTACCGTTGATCATGCATACTTAGTTTATGCCATGGGGCGCCTTGCAGATAGCGATTTAAATTCTGCCTTTTCTATCGTGAAACAAACGGCAGCTGGCACTCCTGACAATGTTCAAAAAGCATTGTTTAGAGCCGTCGGCTACGTCGGTGGCACGACAGTCATGAAAAATAATTTCAATCGTGAAGTATTGAATTATTTAGATGCCAGTTATGGTTTGGCATTTAGCCCTGAAGAAGCGGAAATTTATGCACGTCAAGCCATCCGTTTTAGTGCTTGGGAAAGTTTAATTCGCGCCATTAATGTCATGAATGTGAATCAGCAACAAGAAGACCGTTGGCAGTATTGGTTAGCGCGTGCTTCTGAACAGCGCGGTGATCGTTCATCGAAAAAAGCCGCTGAAGAAATTTATAAACGCTTGGCGAGTGGTGGGGATTATCACAATTTACTTGCACGTGATCGTTTAGGGCAGTTAACTTCAGGCTCAAACTCTCAAGCACAACCTTCAGCACAAGCGATGCAACGTCTGAATCAAGATATTCATTTCCGCCGTGCTTTTGCTTTACGTGAGATTGATGCACCAGCGGCATACATTAATCGTGAATGGAATTGGGCGGTGCGCCAAGCCTATTTAAAACATGACGATGATTTAATTTTGGCAGCAGCAAAGCGTGCATTAGATATGGGATGGCATGATCGTGCGATTTATGCAGCCGATCGCACCACCAACAAACATAATTACAACTATCGTTATCCAATGCCACATCAAAACTATGTGGTGAGTCATAGCCAAAATGCGGGTATTGATCCGGCTTGGGCATATGGTCTCATGCGCCAAGAAAGTCGCTTCAATACAGGCGCACGTTCGCATGTTGGTGCGGGCGGGTTGATGCAAATCATGCCAGATACTGCCAAATTGGTGGCAAGGAAAATGGGTGAAAGTTATAACCCTGCTGCTTTAACCGATATGAATACCAATATTCGTTATGGGACTTATTATTTATCGACGATTCAGAATCAATTGAGCAATAGCCCAGTATTGGCGACAGCTGGCTATAACGCGGGTCCAAACCGTGCGCGCCGTTGGCAACCTGAATATCAAGCGATTGCAGCCGATCAATATACTGAAACAATCCCATTGCTCGAAACGCGTGATTATGTGAAACATGTCATGACGAATGCCACATATTACGGTATCTTACTGGGGCAGGGGGCGCAGTCGATTGGCAAGCGTATGCAACAAATTCCGTTACGGAATGCACAATAA
- the miaB gene encoding tRNA (N6-isopentenyl adenosine(37)-C2)-methylthiotransferase MiaB codes for MTVQTFIPNVAQAASENTVTQPAHTPANDASVKKLYIETQGCQMNEYDSRRMADLLGDSHGYVLTKDPKDADILLMNTCSIREKAQEKVFSELGRWRKLKEKNPDVIIGVGGCVASQEGDNIQKRAQYVDMIFGPQTLHRLPQMLDQHFEQIEKPKKEKIKLIDISFPDIEKFDFLPEPRVEGYKAFVSIMEGCSKYCSFCVVPYTRGEEVSRPLDDVLAEIAGLAEKGVREISLLGQNVNGYRGETFDGKICTFADLLRLVAEIPGIGRLRYTTSHPLEFNDDLIQCYRDLPQMVSHLHLPVQSGSNDVLKAMKRNHTIDVYIEKIAKLRKVRPDMHLSSDFIIGFPGETDENFQETYQFIQDLDFDHSYSFIYSKRPGTPAAELEDTIPEDVKKHRLSLVQQWVRQSSIDKTDAMLGTIQRVLIEKVSDKDPNLLVGTADNTRYVTFIGDAAWVGRFAEIEITEIKTLNLVYGELLNLEPDVA; via the coding sequence ATGACGGTTCAAACCTTCATTCCGAATGTTGCCCAAGCTGCCTCAGAAAACACTGTCACCCAGCCAGCGCACACCCCAGCCAACGATGCTTCAGTTAAAAAACTGTACATTGAAACGCAAGGGTGTCAGATGAATGAGTATGACAGTCGCCGTATGGCAGATCTTTTGGGTGATTCACATGGCTATGTGCTAACCAAAGACCCTAAAGATGCAGATATTCTGCTCATGAATACCTGTTCCATTCGTGAAAAAGCACAAGAGAAAGTCTTTTCAGAATTGGGTCGCTGGCGCAAACTGAAAGAAAAAAATCCCGATGTCATTATTGGTGTCGGTGGATGTGTAGCATCGCAAGAAGGCGACAATATTCAAAAACGCGCGCAATATGTCGACATGATTTTTGGTCCACAAACCTTGCACCGTTTGCCACAAATGCTCGATCAGCATTTTGAACAAATTGAAAAGCCGAAAAAAGAAAAAATCAAACTGATTGATATTTCATTCCCAGATATTGAGAAATTCGACTTCTTGCCTGAACCTCGTGTTGAAGGCTATAAAGCCTTTGTTTCGATCATGGAAGGCTGTTCAAAGTATTGTTCATTTTGTGTTGTCCCTTATACACGCGGTGAAGAAGTCTCTCGTCCGCTTGATGATGTGCTTGCAGAAATTGCGGGTCTCGCTGAAAAAGGCGTACGTGAAATTTCATTGCTTGGTCAAAACGTGAATGGTTATCGCGGTGAAACCTTCGATGGCAAAATCTGTACCTTTGCAGATTTGTTGCGTTTAGTCGCAGAAATTCCGGGTATTGGTCGTTTACGTTATACCACTTCACACCCACTTGAATTTAACGATGATTTAATTCAATGCTACCGTGATTTACCGCAAATGGTTTCGCATTTACATTTGCCCGTACAAAGCGGTTCAAACGATGTATTAAAAGCCATGAAACGTAATCATACGATTGATGTCTACATCGAGAAAATTGCCAAATTGCGTAAAGTCCGTCCTGATATGCATTTATCAAGCGACTTCATCATTGGTTTCCCCGGTGAAACGGATGAAAACTTCCAAGAAACTTATCAGTTTATTCAAGACCTAGATTTCGATCATTCATATAGCTTTATCTATTCAAAACGTCCGGGTACACCTGCCGCAGAACTTGAAGACACCATTCCTGAAGATGTGAAAAAGCATCGTTTGAGCTTGGTACAACAATGGGTACGTCAATCCAGCATTGATAAGACCGATGCCATGCTTGGTACGATTCAACGCGTCCTTATTGAAAAAGTGTCTGATAAAGATCCAAATTTATTGGTCGGTACTGCCGATAACACACGTTATGTGACGTTTATTGGCGATGCTGCTTGGGTTGGACGTTTTGCCGAGATCGAAATTACCGAAATTAAAACTTTAAATTTAGTTTACGGTGAGCTCTTGAATCTGGAACCAGACGTGGCGTAA
- a CDS encoding PhoH family protein, with translation MTAAIRRTVAFPGISMERLQSMLGAYNGHLKQIEQRLNVTISQRGDDFTIDGEIDAVERAELLLQRLHEESEHSAQINAETLHLMIQGSQTDRELQEDLSDNEHTGLEDVYLQTRKGRIKPRGANQKRYVQRILQSDISFGIGPAGTGKTYLAVAAAVDMLERNEIQRILLVRPAVEAGEKLGFLPGDLSQKIDPYLRPLYDALYEMIGFEKVAKLIERQVIEVAPLAYMRGRTLNHSFVILDEAQNTTPEQMKMFLTRLGFGSRAVITGDVTQVDLPRGQQSGLAHALRVIEKIKEIHITRFHSRDVVRHQLVQKIVEAYEGWDSTQQRLSNEARAERQALQAALIAENDAAADAQS, from the coding sequence TTGACTGCAGCGATTCGACGTACCGTAGCTTTTCCCGGAATTTCAATGGAGCGTTTACAAAGCATGCTCGGTGCTTATAACGGTCACTTGAAACAAATTGAACAACGTTTAAATGTCACAATTTCCCAACGTGGTGATGATTTTACCATTGATGGGGAAATCGATGCAGTGGAGAGAGCCGAGTTACTCTTGCAGCGCTTACACGAAGAGTCTGAACACAGCGCCCAGATTAATGCTGAAACCTTGCATCTGATGATTCAAGGTAGTCAAACTGATCGTGAGCTGCAAGAAGATCTCTCCGACAACGAGCACACGGGTTTAGAAGATGTCTATCTGCAAACTCGTAAAGGTCGAATTAAACCACGCGGTGCCAATCAAAAACGTTATGTACAACGAATTTTGCAAAGCGACATTTCATTTGGTATTGGTCCTGCCGGTACTGGTAAGACTTATTTAGCGGTTGCTGCTGCGGTCGACATGCTGGAACGCAACGAAATTCAGCGAATTTTGTTGGTGCGTCCTGCAGTTGAAGCCGGTGAAAAACTGGGCTTTTTACCTGGTGATTTAAGCCAAAAAATCGACCCCTATTTACGCCCGTTATATGACGCCTTATATGAAATGATTGGCTTTGAAAAAGTAGCGAAATTGATTGAACGTCAAGTGATTGAAGTCGCTCCCCTTGCCTATATGCGTGGTCGAACGCTGAATCATTCCTTTGTCATTTTAGATGAAGCGCAAAATACCACGCCTGAACAAATGAAAATGTTCCTGACCCGTTTAGGTTTTGGTTCGCGTGCCGTCATTACTGGTGATGTGACGCAGGTCGATTTACCGCGTGGGCAACAATCGGGTCTTGCGCATGCATTACGCGTCATTGAAAAGATCAAAGAAATTCATATTACCCGCTTCCATTCTCGTGATGTGGTGCGTCATCAATTGGTACAAAAAATTGTTGAAGCCTACGAAGGATGGGACAGTACCCAACAACGCTTAAGTAACGAGGCACGTGCCGAACGCCAAGCACTTCAAGCGGCACTCATTGCCGAAAATGATGCTGCTGCCGATGCACAGTCTTAA
- the ybeY gene encoding rRNA maturation RNase YbeY, with amino-acid sequence MKLNLSLQQDFQAPELVLKRAHIKKVVETALRHIDTQSDCEIGIACVDNDESHKLNLEYRGKDKPTNVLSFPSDLPDEMADILDSFPIGDLVICIPVVLREALEQHKAPLTHFTHMLVHGTLHLMGYDHETSDADAEEMEALEIEILKKLGFDNPYLEQD; translated from the coding sequence TTGAAACTGAATCTTTCTCTACAACAGGACTTTCAAGCCCCTGAATTGGTCTTGAAACGTGCGCATATCAAAAAAGTTGTAGAAACTGCTTTACGCCATATTGACACTCAAAGCGATTGCGAAATTGGTATTGCTTGTGTGGACAATGATGAAAGTCACAAGTTGAATTTAGAATATCGCGGTAAAGACAAACCGACCAATGTGTTGTCTTTTCCGAGCGACTTGCCCGATGAAATGGCAGATATTCTCGATTCATTCCCTATTGGTGATTTAGTCATTTGCATTCCTGTGGTCCTTCGTGAAGCACTTGAGCAACATAAAGCGCCACTCACACATTTCACTCATATGCTGGTACATGGCACATTGCATTTAATGGGTTATGACCATGAAACCTCAGATGCTGATGCTGAAGAAATGGAAGCACTCGAAATTGAGATTTTGAAAAAATTAGGTTTTGATAATCCTTATTTGGAACAAGACTAG
- a CDS encoding energy transducer TonB, translating into MPLMKSWWKDPIFTGAVIIAVALHIMLLALQFGMPQEQDAMSKEIAVTLRQADKEPEHADFLAQTNQQGSGEFREAHRMSSDMPAPMLEQKAGESQQESLDMLEQKQQLSFEEKILMTTLSWQKQAEDAKRKKIQEQLNSQFQAKAAMVASLEAQYLQRQKNFSRQQKIKTVDGIQAKQDVSAAYLEKFRQKVEFYGNRFYPDAARAQKLAGEVRLMVILNQNGGIRAIRLIDSSGHGILDEAAKASVRKSAPFGAFDAKMSDISELRIIRTWRFDPADAEFEVR; encoded by the coding sequence ATGCCTTTGATGAAGTCTTGGTGGAAAGATCCCATTTTTACTGGGGCAGTGATTATTGCAGTTGCGTTGCACATCATGCTGTTGGCATTACAATTTGGCATGCCGCAAGAGCAAGATGCCATGAGCAAAGAAATTGCAGTGACGCTTCGACAGGCAGACAAAGAACCTGAGCATGCTGATTTTTTAGCGCAAACGAATCAGCAAGGGTCAGGCGAATTTCGAGAAGCGCATCGTATGTCGAGCGATATGCCAGCGCCTATGCTTGAGCAAAAAGCAGGTGAGTCGCAACAAGAAAGCTTAGATATGCTCGAACAAAAGCAACAGCTCAGCTTTGAAGAAAAAATACTGATGACGACGCTCAGTTGGCAAAAACAAGCCGAAGATGCCAAGCGTAAAAAAATTCAAGAACAGCTCAATAGTCAGTTTCAAGCCAAAGCGGCAATGGTGGCAAGTTTGGAAGCTCAGTATTTACAACGTCAGAAAAATTTTAGCCGTCAGCAAAAAATTAAAACCGTTGATGGAATTCAAGCCAAGCAAGATGTATCTGCTGCTTATTTAGAAAAATTCCGTCAAAAAGTGGAATTTTACGGCAACCGTTTTTACCCCGATGCAGCACGTGCACAGAAGCTCGCGGGTGAAGTTCGTCTTATGGTGATTTTGAATCAGAATGGCGGCATCCGCGCGATTCGTTTGATTGATTCATCAGGGCATGGCATTTTGGATGAAGCTGCGAAAGCATCGGTACGTAAGTCCGCACCGTTTGGTGCATTTGATGCGAAAATGTCAGATATTTCAGAGCTTCGTATTATTCGAACATGGCGTTTTGATCCGGCTGATGCAGAGTTTGAGGTGCGTTAG
- a CDS encoding DUF3108 domain-containing protein encodes MAHSAFKTLGMTAGLTTAILLTGMTSQAFAMSPFQATYQFSYNGKNVGSATRTLSKSGNNWSYVFAAKAAGLASATETSRFTFNNGKISSSSFSRTSKVLVHNNTMSINFHPSSKTISTKKDNESRSFTWKADVLDELNAELQLREDLKGSGLKANYYLADAKEIEARKFVKQGSENVKTNYGTFNTIKVVMKHDKPGRETIFWLAPKLDYLPVKVSHVDKKTSYALLLTGYKGTSN; translated from the coding sequence ATGGCACATTCAGCATTTAAAACACTTGGTATGACAGCAGGCTTAACAACAGCAATTCTGTTGACTGGCATGACCAGTCAAGCATTTGCGATGAGCCCTTTCCAAGCAACGTATCAATTTAGCTATAACGGTAAAAATGTCGGTTCTGCAACCCGTACATTAAGTAAGTCTGGAAATAACTGGAGCTATGTATTTGCTGCAAAAGCTGCAGGTTTAGCTTCAGCAACTGAAACCAGTCGATTTACCTTCAATAATGGCAAAATTAGTTCAAGCTCTTTTAGCCGTACCAGTAAAGTATTGGTACATAACAACACCATGAGCATTAACTTCCATCCAAGCAGTAAAACCATTAGTACGAAAAAAGACAACGAATCACGTTCTTTTACTTGGAAAGCTGATGTTTTGGATGAACTCAATGCTGAATTACAACTACGTGAAGACTTAAAAGGTTCAGGCTTAAAAGCAAATTATTATCTTGCCGATGCCAAAGAAATCGAAGCACGTAAGTTTGTGAAGCAAGGTTCTGAAAATGTAAAAACCAACTATGGCACATTCAACACCATCAAAGTGGTGATGAAACATGATAAACCGGGACGTGAAACAATCTTTTGGTTAGCGCCAAAACTGGACTACTTACCGGTCAAAGTATCACATGTTGACAAAAAAACATCTTATGCTTTATTGCTGACTGGCTACAAGGGCACAAGCAATTAA
- a CDS encoding xanthine phosphoribosyltransferase: MHALEQKILAEGIVLSEEVLKVDSFLNHQIDPVMMQQIGQEFARLFKDAGITKIITIEASGIAPAVMAGLELGVPVIFARKYQSLTLKDDLYRSKVFSFTKQTESTIAISKKHINATDKVLVIDDFLANGQAALGLADLIHQADASVVGIGIVIEKSFQPGRDILLEKGYRVESLARVKSLGNGTVEFVRD, encoded by the coding sequence GTGCACGCACTAGAACAGAAAATCTTGGCTGAAGGTATCGTTCTATCTGAAGAAGTATTGAAAGTCGATTCTTTCCTAAACCACCAAATTGATCCTGTTATGATGCAGCAAATTGGTCAGGAATTTGCGCGTCTTTTTAAAGATGCTGGCATTACCAAAATTATCACGATCGAAGCTTCAGGCATTGCACCTGCAGTGATGGCAGGCTTAGAGCTTGGCGTTCCTGTTATTTTTGCTCGTAAATACCAATCGCTTACACTGAAAGACGATTTATATCGCTCTAAAGTGTTCTCTTTCACTAAACAAACTGAAAGTACGATTGCGATTTCTAAGAAACACATCAATGCGACCGATAAAGTTTTGGTGATTGATGACTTCCTTGCAAATGGTCAAGCTGCGCTTGGTCTAGCTGATCTTATTCATCAAGCAGATGCATCGGTTGTGGGTATTGGTATTGTGATTGAAAAATCATTCCAACCTGGCCGCGATATTTTGCTTGAAAAAGGTTACCGTGTTGAATCTTTGGCACGTGTTAAATCTTTAGGCAACGGTACTGTTGAATTTGTTCGTGACTAA
- the wrbA gene encoding NAD(P)H:quinone oxidoreductase — translation MQPYVLVLYYSKYGSTKEMAHLIANGVEAAGMNVKIRTVPNLSTVVKEAEASIPEEGDIYCTLDELAQCSGLALGSPTRFGNMASEMKYFWDQTTSLWLNGALHDKPACVFTSSGSMHGGQESTLLSMLPPLFHHGMMIMGLNNAHPALSNTKTGGTPYGASHVSGARHDQSLSQDEKVLCEVQGKRLATITQKLVQA, via the coding sequence ATGCAACCTTATGTCCTGGTTTTGTATTACAGCAAATATGGCTCAACCAAAGAAATGGCACACTTGATTGCCAACGGTGTTGAAGCAGCTGGAATGAACGTTAAGATTCGTACAGTACCGAATTTATCGACTGTGGTGAAAGAAGCCGAAGCGAGTATTCCTGAAGAAGGTGATATTTATTGCACCTTAGATGAATTGGCACAATGTTCAGGATTGGCACTGGGTTCACCAACCCGCTTTGGTAATATGGCATCGGAAATGAAGTATTTCTGGGATCAAACCACCAGTCTTTGGCTAAATGGTGCTTTACACGATAAGCCTGCCTGCGTGTTTACTTCGTCAGGCTCGATGCATGGCGGTCAAGAAAGTACATTGCTGAGTATGCTACCGCCTTTATTTCATCACGGTATGATGATTATGGGCTTGAATAATGCTCATCCAGCATTATCCAATACCAAAACGGGTGGCACGCCGTATGGTGCAAGTCATGTCAGTGGGGCACGACATGATCAGTCTTTAAGTCAAGATGAAAAAGTTTTGTGCGAAGTGCAAGGTAAGCGTTTAGCCACTATTACGCAAAAGCTCGTGCAAGCTTAA
- a CDS encoding YihY family inner membrane protein, whose product MILEYLKKLPFYEKHWFQFILFVLRRFEADRCREQAGSLTYTTLFAVVPMLTVFLVIISSIKALEPARQQLQQLIYSNFLPKTTIAFDKALNAFTDKSSNLTVIGVLFLFITTVMMLTSIETVFNRIWRVTETRGGIIGFMRYWTIISLGPILLGSAFVISSTLASLNVLSNNFAGYELDGAFILWMISFALTILGFFILYWTIPNRSVPIKAALIAGIFSAVVFELLKNLFGFVMSNFTSYQIVYGAFAAVPIFLLWIYLSWNIVLLGVEISYALTAFESGQDQKRHPILMLIDLLALFYAKQKTGESISEGEALEVLGRDEIGRWPSYVSMFEQQNLIKRTDDNEYVLVRDLDHVNFWDFYRQLPYPLPQEKQITQGDANDEWMQNLSPPLLEADSYLREKLSFPLSSLFNRR is encoded by the coding sequence ATGATCCTTGAATATTTAAAGAAGTTACCTTTTTATGAGAAGCATTGGTTTCAGTTTATTTTATTTGTGTTGCGTCGCTTTGAAGCCGATCGTTGCCGTGAACAAGCCGGTTCTCTGACCTATACCACGCTTTTTGCTGTGGTGCCGATGTTGACAGTTTTTTTAGTCATCATTTCCTCGATTAAAGCCCTAGAACCTGCACGACAACAATTACAACAGCTGATCTATAGTAACTTTTTACCCAAAACCACCATCGCTTTTGATAAAGCCCTAAATGCCTTCACAGACAAATCCAGTAACCTCACGGTCATTGGGGTGCTGTTCTTATTTATCACCACCGTGATGATGCTGACCAGTATCGAAACTGTATTTAACCGAATTTGGCGTGTGACTGAAACACGTGGCGGTATTATTGGCTTTATGCGTTATTGGACAATTATTTCTTTGGGTCCAATTTTGCTCGGTAGCGCCTTTGTGATTTCGTCTACCTTAGCCTCGTTAAATGTTTTGAGTAACAACTTCGCGGGTTATGAGTTGGATGGTGCTTTTATTCTTTGGATGATTTCTTTTGCGCTCACCATTTTAGGCTTCTTTATTTTATATTGGACTATTCCTAATCGAAGTGTCCCCATTAAAGCCGCGTTAATTGCTGGTATTTTTAGTGCTGTAGTATTTGAGTTACTCAAAAATCTTTTTGGTTTTGTGATGTCTAACTTCACCAGTTATCAAATTGTGTATGGTGCTTTTGCTGCTGTTCCTATTTTCCTGTTATGGATTTACTTGTCTTGGAACATCGTCTTACTTGGCGTTGAAATCAGTTATGCACTCACCGCTTTTGAATCTGGACAAGATCAAAAACGTCATCCAATTCTCATGTTAATCGACCTGTTAGCATTGTTCTATGCCAAACAAAAAACCGGTGAAAGTATCAGTGAAGGCGAAGCATTGGAAGTCCTTGGACGTGACGAAATTGGACGTTGGCCAAGTTATGTCAGTATGTTTGAACAGCAAAATCTGATTAAACGAACTGACGATAATGAATATGTATTAGTACGTGATTTAGATCATGTCAACTTTTGGGATTTTTATCGCCAGCTGCCTTATCCCCTACCTCAAGAAAAGCAAATTACTCAAGGGGATGCCAATGATGAGTGGATGCAAAATCTTTCTCCACCTTTACTTGAAGCCGACAGCTACTTACGCGAAAAACTAAGTTTCCCATTGTCGTCTTTGTTTAATCGACGTTAA
- a CDS encoding fumarylacetoacetate hydrolase family protein: MSTRPSKIVCVGRSYADHARELGNAVPTSPVLFMKPPSALATLEQGIEWNRDLGSCHYECELSLRIDQTLKNETDPAKALAAVGAVTLGLDLTLRDQQDDLKQKGQPWERSKAYDGSCVLSDWIAVEDVVADWNDVHYSFEVNHELRQTGDTSHLIFDIGTLLTDISQAFTLEPGDVVMTGTPAGVAALQSGDQLKMTLKGQSQDYVWTTFVK, translated from the coding sequence ATGAGTACACGTCCATCTAAAATTGTGTGTGTCGGTCGTAGTTATGCAGATCATGCGAGAGAATTAGGCAATGCTGTGCCGACCAGTCCCGTATTATTTATGAAGCCACCGAGTGCTTTAGCGACACTAGAGCAAGGCATTGAGTGGAATCGTGATTTGGGCAGTTGCCATTATGAATGTGAACTGAGCCTACGTATTGACCAGACGTTGAAAAATGAGACCGATCCTGCTAAAGCCTTGGCGGCTGTTGGTGCGGTGACTTTGGGTTTGGATTTAACCTTGCGTGACCAACAAGATGACTTAAAGCAAAAAGGTCAGCCTTGGGAGCGCTCAAAAGCTTATGATGGTTCATGTGTGCTTTCAGATTGGATTGCAGTGGAAGATGTCGTTGCGGATTGGAACGACGTGCATTACAGCTTTGAAGTGAATCATGAGCTGCGCCAAACAGGGGATACCTCGCATCTTATTTTTGATATCGGCACCTTGCTGACAGACATTAGCCAAGCCTTTACTTTAGAACCGGGCGATGTGGTGATGACAGGTACACCTGCAGGTGTTGCCGCTTTACAGTCAGGCGATCAGTTAAAAATGACATTAAAAGGTCAATCTCAGGATTACGTGTGGACGACGTTTGTTAAATAA